A stretch of the Saprospiraceae bacterium genome encodes the following:
- a CDS encoding sodium:solute symporter produces the protein MSWIDWLVLIGSIGFIVIYGLYKTKKQANLNDYLLGNQDTNWWKVGFAVMATQASAITFISTTGQGFSDGMQFVQFYFGLPLAMIVICITFIPKFYQLKVFTAYEYLENRFDLKTRTFAAIIFLIQRGLAAGITLYAPSIILSALFDWNLQWTHIISGVLVILYTVSGGAKAVTQTQLQQLAVILIGMLFIFFYMIYSLPSSVNFYDALEIASWEGRTNALSFKLEYNNRYNFWAGIAGGFFLALAYFGTDQSQVQRYISGKNIQESRMGLIMNGILKIPMQIFILLCGVLLFAVFQFQKTPVHFNEKVLNELTTHHKDQYQRWQTFNDSIHRLSGQVNFNQSNQSLKQQLYVLNQDRKTLQTEVRNYVKTNLPNQEANDRDYVFLYYILHYLPKGFIGLMIAVILCAAMSSISAEINALSGTTIVDIALRLFPFSDLRNRPIFWSKCFALFWGLVAIGFALYANLFENLIQFINIIGSLFYGTILGIFLTGFYLKRIKGGAVFYAALIAQSLTLILFKYSELGFLWYNVIACLTVMLLASIFQWINSDLINKRSLDS, from the coding sequence ATGAGTTGGATTGATTGGTTGGTTTTAATTGGCAGTATTGGCTTTATTGTTATCTATGGCCTATACAAAACAAAAAAACAGGCTAATTTAAACGATTATTTATTAGGTAATCAAGATACAAATTGGTGGAAGGTTGGTTTCGCGGTCATGGCTACTCAAGCCAGTGCAATTACTTTTATTTCTACAACGGGACAGGGATTTTCTGATGGAATGCAATTTGTGCAATTCTATTTTGGCCTTCCTCTGGCAATGATTGTTATATGCATCACTTTTATACCAAAGTTTTATCAGCTCAAAGTCTTTACAGCATACGAATACCTTGAAAACCGGTTTGATTTAAAAACACGAACCTTTGCTGCAATTATTTTTCTAATTCAACGTGGCCTGGCAGCTGGTATTACACTTTATGCACCAAGCATTATTTTGTCGGCTTTGTTTGATTGGAATTTGCAATGGACTCATATTATTTCTGGAGTATTGGTCATTCTTTATACGGTATCCGGCGGTGCGAAAGCCGTCACGCAAACTCAGTTGCAGCAGCTAGCGGTTATTTTGATTGGCATGCTGTTTATATTTTTTTATATGATTTACTCATTGCCTTCATCCGTTAACTTTTATGATGCACTTGAGATAGCGAGTTGGGAAGGCAGAACCAATGCTTTAAGCTTTAAATTGGAATACAATAATCGTTACAATTTTTGGGCTGGCATTGCGGGAGGTTTTTTCTTAGCCCTTGCTTATTTTGGAACTGACCAATCGCAAGTACAAAGATATATCAGTGGAAAAAACATTCAAGAAAGCAGAATGGGATTGATTATGAATGGGATCTTGAAAATCCCAATGCAAATATTCATTCTTCTGTGTGGCGTTTTGTTGTTTGCAGTTTTTCAGTTTCAAAAAACACCCGTGCATTTTAATGAAAAAGTGCTCAATGAATTAACAACACATCATAAAGATCAATACCAAAGATGGCAAACATTTAATGATTCAATTCACAGATTATCCGGACAAGTAAACTTCAATCAGTCTAACCAAAGTTTAAAGCAACAATTATATGTGCTCAATCAAGATCGAAAAACACTTCAAACAGAAGTCCGAAATTATGTAAAAACCAATTTGCCAAATCAGGAAGCAAATGATCGCGACTACGTGTTCCTTTATTACATCCTACACTATTTACCAAAAGGCTTTATTGGCTTAATGATTGCGGTAATTTTATGCGCCGCCATGTCATCTATCTCGGCTGAAATAAATGCTCTTTCCGGAACTACAATTGTTGATATTGCTTTAAGGTTGTTTCCATTTAGTGATTTACGGAACAGGCCCATATTCTGGTCAAAATGTTTTGCACTTTTTTGGGGTTTGGTTGCCATTGGGTTTGCACTGTATGCAAATTTATTTGAAAATTTAATTCAATTTATTAACATCATTGGTTCCTTATTTTATGGAACCATACTTGGAATATTTTTAACAGGATTTTACTTAAAAAGAATAAAAGGTGGAGCGGTTTTTTATGCAGCTCTGATTGCACAAAGCCTTACATTGATTTTATTTAAATATTCAGAATTGGGATTTTTATGGTATAATGTGATTGCCTGTTTAACAGTTATGTTGCTTGCATCAATCTTTCAATGGATCAATTCGGATTTAATTAATAAAAGAAGCCTGGATTCATAA
- the pdhA gene encoding pyruvate dehydrogenase (acetyl-transferring) E1 component subunit alpha, with protein sequence MPEVLSPTKKKATNQVSGEFSKETWMLWYETMLRIRRFEERTLMMYSQQKIRGFCHVYIGQEAIAAGMVTAINKEDALVTAYRQHGNAISRGIPTKLCMAELFGKETGVVKGKGGSMHFFSRQHRFFGGNGIVGAQIPIGTGIAFAEKYKGSSNICITMFGDGAARQGALYESFNMAMSWNLPILYIVENNGYAMGTSVERTSNVSDLYKIGRAFDMPSESIDGMSPEAVHLGISKAAQHIRSGKGPYFLEIKTYRYRGHSVSDPGTYRSKEEVEQYKAIDPLIVTEARILSNKIANQAELDQINEQIKLEIDEAVEFAENSDFPSPSSLYDDNYVESDYPFIRD encoded by the coding sequence ATGCCCGAAGTATTAAGTCCGACAAAGAAAAAAGCAACTAACCAAGTTTCCGGGGAATTCTCAAAAGAGACCTGGATGCTTTGGTATGAAACCATGCTTCGCATCAGAAGATTTGAAGAACGCACGTTGATGATGTACTCTCAGCAAAAAATAAGAGGTTTTTGCCATGTATATATAGGTCAGGAGGCAATTGCAGCTGGGATGGTTACCGCAATTAACAAAGAGGATGCTTTGGTTACTGCCTATCGCCAGCATGGAAATGCCATTTCAAGAGGAATTCCAACAAAATTATGTATGGCCGAACTTTTTGGCAAAGAAACCGGGGTTGTTAAAGGGAAAGGCGGATCCATGCATTTCTTTTCCAGACAACATCGCTTTTTTGGCGGTAACGGGATCGTTGGTGCACAAATTCCTATTGGAACTGGAATCGCATTTGCTGAAAAGTATAAAGGAAGCTCCAATATATGCATTACCATGTTTGGGGATGGAGCCGCTCGTCAAGGAGCGCTGTATGAATCATTTAATATGGCTATGAGTTGGAATCTTCCAATTCTCTACATTGTTGAAAACAATGGGTATGCCATGGGCACATCCGTTGAACGTACCAGCAATGTGTCTGATTTATATAAAATAGGTCGAGCGTTTGACATGCCCTCAGAATCGATTGACGGAATGAGCCCGGAAGCTGTCCATTTAGGCATCAGTAAAGCCGCTCAACACATTAGAAGTGGCAAAGGACCCTATTTCCTGGAGATTAAAACGTATCGCTACAGGGGGCATTCCGTTTCAGATCCGGGTACTTATCGGTCCAAAGAAGAAGTAGAGCAATACAAGGCCATTGACCCCCTCATCGTAACGGAAGCAAGAATTTTATCAAATAAAATTGCAAATCAGGCTGAATTAGATCAAATAAACGAGCAAATTAAACTTGAAATTGATGAGGCCGTTGAATTTGCTGAAAACTCAGATTTTCCAAGCCCTTCCAGTTTATATGATGATAATTATGTCGAATCAGACTACCCGTTTATTCGTGACTAG
- a CDS encoding cob(I)yrinic acid a,c-diamide adenosyltransferase has product MKIYTKSGDQGTTSLFGGRRISKDDLRIEAYGTIDELNSALGLLNNLINQTALNERMLNIQSYLFVIGSNLAADPDNNLIKVPALEKSKTNLLESWIDEMEKELKPLQFFVLPGGCQASSQAHTCRTICRRAERRVVSLAQLESVNPEIIIYLNRLSDFLFVLSRYLNHLSGVDEIYWKPNDAIIE; this is encoded by the coding sequence ATGAAAATTTATACTAAATCGGGTGATCAGGGTACAACATCTTTATTTGGAGGTCGCCGAATATCTAAAGATGATCTTCGCATTGAAGCTTATGGTACCATTGATGAATTAAATTCGGCCCTGGGGTTGTTGAATAATTTAATAAACCAGACTGCTTTAAATGAGCGCATGTTGAATATCCAATCGTATTTATTTGTAATTGGTTCAAATTTAGCAGCTGATCCTGATAATAATTTGATTAAAGTACCAGCACTTGAAAAATCAAAAACAAATTTACTCGAAAGTTGGATTGATGAAATGGAAAAGGAATTAAAACCTCTTCAGTTTTTTGTCTTGCCCGGAGGATGTCAGGCCAGTTCACAGGCTCATACGTGTCGTACCATTTGTCGTAGGGCTGAACGAAGAGTGGTATCCCTTGCCCAATTAGAATCTGTCAATCCTGAAATTATTATATATTTAAATAGGTTATCAGATTTTTTGTTTGTTCTGTCAAGATATCTCAATCACCTAAGTGGGGTTGATGAAATATACTGGAAACCGAATGATGCTATAATTGAATAA
- a CDS encoding DUF2911 domain-containing protein → MKKLLILLLIGSFANGYAQVSTPAPSPLCKIEQKIGLATVNVEYSRPSKKNRIVFGDLVPYGKTWRTGANACTKVTFSDDLEVQGVKVPKGSYALFTIPGEESWEVILYNDITVSGVPDPWDVSKEVAHVKVSPELIPYTVESFTIGFDELRNESATMMIIWETSLVPVKLRFDTDSKVMKNIEKVMAGPSSNDYYQAARYYFDNNKDLNMALKWIQVANQLDPQFWKLRVESLILAKLGRKAEAIEAAQKSKAKAIEAKNDEYVKMNDDSIKEWSN, encoded by the coding sequence ATGAAAAAACTGCTTATTTTGTTGCTAATTGGCTCATTTGCAAATGGTTATGCGCAAGTTTCTACTCCAGCGCCCAGTCCGCTTTGTAAGATTGAGCAGAAAATCGGGCTTGCAACCGTAAACGTAGAATATTCCCGTCCAAGTAAAAAGAATCGAATTGTTTTTGGAGATTTGGTGCCTTATGGTAAAACCTGGCGTACTGGTGCTAACGCTTGTACCAAAGTTACTTTTAGCGATGATTTAGAGGTGCAAGGGGTAAAAGTTCCCAAAGGAAGCTATGCACTTTTCACAATTCCTGGAGAAGAATCCTGGGAAGTCATTTTATACAATGACATCACAGTTTCCGGAGTTCCTGATCCCTGGGATGTTTCAAAAGAAGTTGCTCACGTAAAAGTTTCGCCTGAATTGATTCCCTATACTGTTGAATCGTTTACAATTGGGTTTGATGAACTTCGCAATGAGAGCGCGACCATGATGATTATTTGGGAAACCAGTCTGGTTCCTGTAAAATTGAGATTTGACACCGATTCAAAGGTCATGAAAAACATTGAAAAAGTCATGGCAGGACCTTCAAGCAATGATTATTATCAGGCAGCCAGATATTATTTTGATAACAATAAGGATTTAAACATGGCTTTAAAATGGATTCAGGTTGCCAATCAATTAGATCCTCAGTTTTGGAAATTGCGTGTAGAATCCTTAATTCTTGCAAAATTAGGCCGTAAAGCAGAAGCAATTGAAGCAGCTCAGAAATCGAAAGCCAAAGCAATTGAAGCGAAGAATGATGAATATGTTAAAATGAATGACGATTCAATAAAAGAATGGAGTAATTAA
- the recF gene encoding DNA replication and repair protein RecF (All proteins in this family for which functions are known are DNA-binding proteins that assist the filamentation of RecA onto DNA for the initiation of recombination or recombinational repair.): MIFQQIKLTHFKNFQDVSVNLGPGFHFVTGNNGAGKTNLLDALYYFCMVRSFRKTKDVDLINHQADYFRIEASISELQTNHSLCIKFKHGVLKEVIWDETKDERLAAHLGRLPVVLIAPDEIYQFIHEGEERRKFINQTLIQIDSNYFENLNTYTRLLKQRNAALKLMKKQGKLDSKLLDTYDFKMESPGIAIATKRAEFISNLKSALNEYSIRISGKDEQLDLKYHTTVDSDYSNTLLKSRTLDFYAGGTNFGIHKDKLECLMNGRSLSHVGSQGQIKTFVLSMKLAQFDFLRTQSQKMPVVLLDDIFAKLDAVRVQKLLVLLESENIEQCFITDTHIDRVKELAKTLKSKTAFYEIIQNQFS; this comes from the coding sequence TTGATATTTCAACAAATTAAGCTTACGCATTTTAAGAATTTTCAAGATGTTTCGGTCAATTTAGGTCCGGGCTTTCATTTTGTTACTGGCAATAATGGAGCCGGTAAAACCAATTTATTGGATGCCCTTTATTATTTCTGTATGGTTCGTAGTTTCAGAAAAACAAAAGATGTTGATCTGATAAACCATCAGGCTGATTATTTTAGAATTGAAGCCAGTATTTCCGAATTGCAGACAAATCATTCGCTGTGTATCAAATTCAAACATGGAGTATTGAAGGAAGTGATCTGGGATGAAACAAAGGATGAGCGGTTGGCAGCACATTTGGGTCGATTACCTGTTGTGTTGATTGCTCCGGATGAAATTTATCAGTTTATTCATGAAGGAGAAGAACGGAGAAAATTTATCAACCAAACACTCATTCAAATTGATTCCAATTATTTTGAAAATTTAAATACCTATACCCGGTTATTAAAACAAAGAAATGCCGCACTTAAGTTAATGAAAAAACAAGGCAAGTTGGATTCTAAACTATTAGATACGTATGATTTCAAAATGGAATCGCCTGGTATAGCAATTGCAACTAAACGTGCAGAATTTATCTCAAATCTTAAGTCCGCATTAAACGAATACAGTATTAGAATAAGTGGGAAAGACGAACAATTGGATCTCAAGTATCATACAACCGTTGATTCGGATTATTCTAATACACTTTTAAAATCCAGAACTCTTGATTTTTATGCAGGAGGAACAAATTTTGGTATCCATAAGGACAAATTGGAATGCCTGATGAATGGCCGATCCCTTTCCCATGTGGGTTCGCAAGGCCAAATCAAAACATTTGTTTTGTCAATGAAATTGGCGCAGTTTGATTTTCTAAGAACTCAAAGTCAGAAAATGCCTGTCGTTTTGTTGGATGATATATTTGCTAAATTAGATGCTGTTAGAGTTCAGAAATTGTTAGTTTTGTTGGAATCTGAAAACATCGAGCAATGTTTTATTACAGACACCCATATAGATCGTGTCAAGGAATTAGCTAAAACCTTGAAATCAAAAACAGCTTTTTATGAAATAATTCAAAATCAATTTTCTTGA
- a CDS encoding MBL fold metallo-hydrolase, with product MIHSIKTVHTGYFKLDGGAMFGVVPKSLWSKLNPPDEQNFCTWSLRCLLIEMENKRILVDCGMGSKQDDKFRSFFQPHGNTDLLNVLAQDSILPEDITDVFLTHLHFDHCGGAVSKDSEGNLFPTFPNAVYWSNERHWDWAINPNERERASFLKENFIPLQQHSKIKFIESDKSNLEWLPGIVIRFSYGHTEAMMTLEMEWNDQKYIYCADLLPSSFHIGMPYIMAYDVRPLVSLQEKEFLLRQAVDHNHILILEHDPIAPAVTVKYDERNRIVLDRIIQL from the coding sequence ATGATTCACTCTATTAAAACGGTTCATACAGGTTATTTTAAATTGGATGGCGGTGCCATGTTTGGTGTTGTGCCAAAATCTTTATGGTCGAAACTTAATCCGCCTGACGAACAAAATTTCTGCACCTGGTCTCTCCGTTGTTTGTTGATCGAAATGGAAAACAAGCGAATTCTGGTTGATTGCGGAATGGGATCAAAGCAAGATGACAAATTCAGATCTTTTTTTCAACCTCATGGCAATACCGATCTTCTAAATGTTTTGGCACAGGATTCAATCCTGCCAGAAGACATTACAGATGTTTTTTTAACCCATTTACATTTTGATCATTGTGGCGGTGCTGTAAGTAAAGATTCCGAAGGCAATCTGTTTCCAACTTTTCCGAATGCTGTATATTGGTCAAATGAACGTCATTGGGATTGGGCAATTAATCCAAATGAACGTGAACGAGCTTCCTTTTTAAAAGAAAACTTTATTCCACTTCAACAACATTCTAAAATTAAATTTATAGAATCCGATAAATCAAATTTGGAATGGTTACCAGGCATTGTAATTCGTTTTAGCTACGGCCATACCGAGGCTATGATGACACTGGAGATGGAATGGAATGATCAAAAATATATTTATTGCGCAGATTTATTACCCTCCTCATTTCACATAGGCATGCCTTACATTATGGCCTATGATGTTCGACCTCTCGTATCTCTACAAGAAAAAGAATTTTTATTAAGACAGGCTGTTGATCACAATCACATATTAATTTTGGAGCATGACCCAATTGCACCGGCGGTCACTGTTAAATATGATGAAAGAAATCGTATTGTCCTGGATCGTATTATTCAATTATAG
- a CDS encoding S9 family peptidase: protein MRIFLFIFSLLSANLVAQNLLTPEILWSLGRVNGEALSKDGKKLYYTVTNYDVQKNKGNTQLYSLEISSGTIEKISEADSYAGNACFDSGGNLIYSKDGQIYHQLLQKSLSSKDLEYSNLLPSPNGQWLAFSRLVKVNTPKPDLYPDLQKSSALIYDDLMFRHWNVWEDGYSNHVFIGRISPDGVQTEKDILFKEPYDAPTMPDGGVEDYSWSVDSKFLAYVSVKKMGKDYAVSTNSDIYLYDNTTGKTINVSEGMMGYDKNPVFSPDGRYLAWTSMARDGYEADKNDIIVLDLKSKIKQKLTNNWDETVNQFLWSKDSKFIYASLPYRGTVQLFSISIPENPQQPVQFKKITNTEHDYSNLIGIHNQTLYCHRTDMNHAAELFAIDILTGNATQLTHINTAIYEKLKMPIVQKKWIKTTDGKQMLTWLILPPDFDSTKKYPTLLYCQGGPQSALSQFYSFRWNFQLMASNGYIIVAPNRRGMPGWGSAWNEQISGDWGGQCMKDYLAAIDQVSESPYVDKNRRGAVGASFGGYSVFMLAGIHKNRFKTFISHCGTYNLESWYSSTEELWFANYDLKGSYWAKKKSKSYDKYSPHKLVNNWNAPILIIQGGKDYRIPDTQAFEAFTAARMHDLKARLLYIPDEGHHILKVQNGLVWQHEFYRWLKETL from the coding sequence ATGCGCATCTTCCTATTTATTTTCAGCTTACTATCAGCCAATCTTGTAGCCCAAAACCTTTTAACCCCTGAAATTCTTTGGTCCTTAGGTCGGGTAAACGGTGAAGCTTTGTCTAAAGATGGTAAAAAACTCTACTACACGGTTACAAATTATGATGTACAAAAAAACAAAGGAAATACCCAGCTTTACTCATTAGAAATCAGTTCTGGAACTATTGAGAAAATTTCTGAAGCTGATTCATACGCCGGAAATGCTTGTTTTGACAGTGGTGGAAATTTAATTTATTCCAAAGACGGACAGATCTACCATCAATTACTTCAAAAATCGCTTAGTTCCAAAGATTTGGAGTATTCAAACCTTCTCCCCTCACCCAATGGCCAATGGTTGGCATTTTCAAGATTGGTTAAAGTCAACACTCCTAAGCCTGACTTATATCCTGACTTGCAAAAATCAAGTGCTTTAATTTATGATGATCTTATGTTTAGGCACTGGAATGTATGGGAAGATGGTTATTCTAACCATGTTTTTATTGGTCGCATATCGCCGGATGGAGTTCAAACTGAAAAGGATATCCTTTTTAAGGAACCGTACGACGCACCTACCATGCCAGATGGCGGTGTTGAGGATTATTCCTGGAGTGTAGACAGTAAATTTCTTGCTTATGTGTCAGTAAAGAAAATGGGAAAAGATTATGCAGTCAGCACCAATTCAGATATTTATTTATATGATAATACCACTGGTAAAACCATAAATGTCAGTGAGGGCATGATGGGTTACGATAAAAACCCTGTATTTTCTCCTGATGGCAGATATCTCGCCTGGACGAGTATGGCTCGAGATGGATATGAGGCTGACAAAAACGATATTATCGTTCTTGATCTTAAATCAAAAATCAAACAAAAGCTTACGAACAATTGGGATGAAACAGTTAACCAATTTTTATGGTCCAAAGATTCTAAGTTTATTTATGCATCCTTACCCTATCGGGGCACGGTGCAGTTGTTCTCTATAAGCATCCCTGAAAATCCACAACAACCAGTTCAATTTAAAAAAATAACCAATACCGAACATGATTACAGCAATCTAATTGGAATCCACAATCAGACCCTTTATTGCCATCGTACTGATATGAATCATGCTGCAGAATTATTTGCAATTGATATTCTAACCGGCAACGCAACTCAATTGACCCATATTAATACTGCTATTTATGAGAAGCTGAAAATGCCTATTGTCCAGAAAAAATGGATTAAAACAACAGATGGAAAACAAATGCTGACCTGGCTGATATTGCCACCAGATTTTGATTCAACTAAAAAATATCCGACCCTATTATATTGTCAGGGAGGTCCTCAGTCAGCGCTAAGCCAATTTTATTCATTTCGTTGGAACTTTCAATTGATGGCCTCTAACGGTTATATCATTGTTGCGCCAAATCGCAGGGGTATGCCAGGTTGGGGTTCTGCCTGGAATGAACAAATTTCAGGTGATTGGGGAGGTCAATGCATGAAAGATTACCTGGCTGCTATTGATCAGGTATCTGAATCTCCATATGTTGATAAAAATAGACGCGGTGCTGTTGGTGCCAGTTTTGGAGGCTATTCCGTTTTTATGTTGGCCGGAATTCATAAAAATCGCTTCAAAACCTTTATTTCTCATTGTGGAACTTATAATTTAGAATCCTGGTATAGCAGCACTGAAGAATTGTGGTTTGCAAATTATGATTTGAAAGGATCCTACTGGGCTAAGAAAAAATCTAAATCCTATGATAAATATTCACCACATAAATTGGTTAATAACTGGAATGCACCCATTTTAATCATTCAAGGGGGAAAGGATTATAGAATCCCTGATACACAGGCATTTGAAGCTTTTACAGCTGCGCGAATGCACGATCTCAAAGCCAGGCTCCTTTACATTCCAGACGAAGGACATCATATTCTGAAAGTTCAGAATGGTCTGGTCTGGCAGCATGAATTTTACCGATGGCTAAAAGAGACCCTTTAA
- a CDS encoding tetratricopeptide repeat protein has product MAKGYRTGVTPKNVRSAQSQDETLIDIGQVKHQAEDFYEKHKMTILGILIGLIVIIGGWLGYTYMYQEPKNIEAMEQMYQAEFLFEKDSFDMALNNPGGGFAGFAELSETYSSTAAGNLAKYYAAICCLNLHKYEEAKSYLESYKASGDLMPILKNGALGDVYAELNDFETALKYYQKAASEENEFLTPVNLKKIGLLKEKLGDKEGALKAYKEIKEKYAESPDGNNIDKYIIPME; this is encoded by the coding sequence ATGGCAAAAGGTTATCGTACCGGTGTGACCCCGAAAAATGTAAGATCTGCACAATCGCAGGATGAAACGTTGATAGATATTGGACAAGTAAAGCATCAGGCTGAAGATTTTTACGAGAAGCATAAAATGACGATTTTAGGCATTTTAATTGGTCTCATTGTAATTATAGGTGGTTGGCTGGGTTATACTTATATGTATCAGGAACCAAAAAATATTGAGGCTATGGAGCAAATGTACCAGGCTGAATTTTTATTTGAAAAAGATTCTTTTGATATGGCCCTCAATAATCCTGGAGGTGGCTTTGCAGGTTTTGCTGAATTGTCTGAAACCTATTCATCAACTGCAGCTGGTAACCTTGCAAAGTATTATGCAGCAATTTGTTGTTTAAATCTACATAAATACGAAGAAGCTAAATCGTATTTAGAAAGTTATAAAGCTTCCGGAGATTTAATGCCTATTCTAAAAAATGGAGCTTTGGGTGATGTATATGCAGAATTGAATGATTTTGAAACTGCTTTAAAATATTACCAAAAAGCTGCCAGTGAGGAAAATGAATTTCTTACCCCTGTAAATCTTAAAAAAATTGGACTTTTGAAAGAAAAATTAGGTGATAAGGAAGGTGCATTAAAAGCATATAAAGAAATTAAAGAAAAGTACGCTGAATCTCCTGACGGAAATAATATAGACAAATACATTATTCCAATGGAATAA
- a CDS encoding 6,7-dimethyl-8-ribityllumazine synthase gives MAGNLPSLSNLTSAELELAKEFSYGIVASLWNPTITDQLVKAALETLQICEVPSNAIYLERVPGSFELPLAAQWLLKTKMPDALICLGCIIKGETQHDEFIAHAITDGIMQLNLRFDKPVILGVLTVNSMQQAKERAGGKLGNKGTESILAAIKMLSLQRSLNTVVQSKKT, from the coding sequence ATGGCTGGAAATTTACCCAGCTTATCAAATTTGACAAGCGCTGAATTAGAATTAGCTAAAGAATTTAGCTATGGAATTGTGGCATCCTTATGGAATCCTACCATTACTGATCAATTGGTAAAGGCTGCTTTGGAAACGCTGCAAATTTGTGAAGTCCCTTCAAACGCAATATACCTAGAAAGAGTTCCAGGTTCATTTGAATTGCCTTTAGCTGCACAATGGCTTTTAAAAACTAAAATGCCAGATGCCCTTATTTGTCTCGGTTGTATTATTAAGGGTGAAACGCAACACGATGAATTCATTGCACATGCTATTACAGATGGAATCATGCAATTAAACCTCCGTTTTGACAAACCAGTTATCCTGGGCGTATTGACTGTAAATTCAATGCAACAAGCAAAAGAACGAGCTGGGGGAAAATTGGGTAACAAAGGAACGGAATCTATTTTGGCTGCTATTAAAATGCTAAGTTTACAACGGAGTTTAAACACGGTAGTTCAATCTAAAAAAACATGA
- a CDS encoding DUF721 domain-containing protein translates to MRDHESKLKDLLKNFSEQGHLKGKLLNKRIEIIWKERYKSIAVYTTKVQFKDGQLAVWVSSAPLRYELNLKKVQIILQLNEALKENLIVRLDIR, encoded by the coding sequence ATGCGGGATCACGAGTCAAAGTTAAAAGACCTCTTAAAGAATTTTTCTGAACAGGGTCATTTAAAAGGGAAGCTTTTAAATAAACGGATTGAAATTATTTGGAAAGAACGTTACAAAAGCATTGCAGTTTATACTACAAAAGTGCAATTTAAAGATGGACAACTTGCAGTCTGGGTAAGTTCAGCTCCATTGCGCTATGAGTTAAATCTAAAAAAAGTACAAATAATACTTCAGCTCAATGAAGCGTTAAAAGAAAATCTGATTGTCCGTTTAGACATCAGATAA